The following coding sequences are from one Sander lucioperca isolate FBNREF2018 chromosome 2, SLUC_FBN_1.2, whole genome shotgun sequence window:
- the si:dkey-3h3.3 gene encoding E3 ubiquitin-protein ligase DTX3L, giving the protein MEFITDICLIIDKTYEDSGSLMRILQPYSLEKKGSCYIVRGTYEELEQLATKLSQRHSFSPITHGSTRQQDEHASPHVKPVEVSGVVMDYIELKCAKELEKIQGNSIAIETQPEPRTVHNKPSGTVQVTFRSHHGSSHRVRADFVRQRFITFYQRTASDLQVTSVPVGPHDHKELQRRFPCLLLKPSLRRSEVTVIGPFVHIANLKEFLSQNRPSSSKSPVNKGPAEAPSSRTSGPSSTHSKDPEEESCPICMEPIATAEKKTLRCKHSFCRNCLKTAFDYKPVCPTCGELYGTLTGTQPDGGEMRSTTSSASLPGYEKYGTITIHYYIPSGIQKEEHPNPGQPYEGASRTAYLPDSSEGQQILKLLRRAFDQRLVFTVGRSTTSGRNNMVTWNDIHHKTSTHGGPTHYGYPDPDYLSRVRDELRVKGIE; this is encoded by the exons ATGGAG TTTATCACAGACATCTGTCTCATCATTGATAAAACTTACGAAGACTCTGGAAGCTTAATGAGGATCCTTCAACCGTACAGTCTTGAGAAAAAAGGTTCCTGCTACATAGTGAGAGGAACCTATGAGGAGCTGGAGCAGCTGGCAACCAAACTGTCGCAGAGACATAGCTTCAGTCCCATCACACACGGATCAACCCGTCAGCAGGACGAGCATGCTTCACCTCATGTCAAACCTGTGGAAGTATCGGGGGTTGTTATGGACTACATTGAGCTAAAATGTGCAAAAGAACTTGAGAAAATTCAAGGGAACAGCATTGCCATTGAAACACAGCCTGAACCCAGAACCGTACACAATAAACCCAGTGGCACAGTACAGGTGACTTTCAGATCGCACCATGGCTCCTCGCACCGTGTCCGTGCTGACTTTGTCAGACAGCGATTCATCACATTTTACCAGCGGACTGCCTCTGACCTGCAGGTCACATCTGTCCCTGTGGGTCCGCATGACCACAAAGAACTGCAGAGGAGATTTCCATGCCTCCTCTTGAAGCCCAGCCTCAGAAGATCTGAAGTAACTGTGATCGGGCCTTTTGTGCACATTGCTAACTTAAAAGAGTTCCTTTCACAAAACAGGCCGAGCTCTAGCAAGAGTCCAGTGAACAAAGGTCCAGCAGAGGCTCCAAGCAGCAGAACCTCGGGTCCTTCATCTACACACAGCAAAGATCCCGAAGAAGAATCATGTCCAATCTGTATGGAACCGATAGCAACCGCCGAGAAAAAGACTCTGCGGTGCAAGCACTCGTTCTGCAGAAATTGTCTGAAAACAGCCTTTGACTACAAGCCTGTGTGCCCGACGTGTGGAGAGTTGTACGGCACTTTGACAGGGACACAACCTGATGGAGGCGAGATGAGGTCCACCACAAGCTCCGCATCTCTGCCTGGATATGAGAAATATGGAACAATAACCATCCATTATTACATTCCAAGTGGCATCCAAAAG gagGAGCATCCTAACCCCGGGCAGCCATATGAAGGTGCATCCCGTACAGCCTATCTCCCTGACTCCTCAGAGGGCCAACAGATCCTGAAACTGCTGAGGCGGGCCTTTGATCAGAGACTGGTCTTCACTGTGGGTCGCTCCACCACCAGCGGCAGGAACAACATGGTCACATGGAACGATATTCACCACAAAACCTCCACACATGGGGGGCCGACTCA CTATGGATACCCAGACCCTGATTATCTCAGCCGAGTGAGAGATGAACTCCGAGTCAAGGGAATTGAATGA